The genomic interval GACTCAAGCTATCCAAGGGCACATGAATGTAGTTGTGCTCCTCATACCCCCCTGGATGCTTGACCGTCCGCGTGATGGTCCACGTTTTTTGCACGATCACATCCAGACCTCCTGCATCCATTTCCCACTGCCGATTAGCCTCCATCTCGACCGAGGAAAGCACCGTCAGCCGTCCGACCCGTTTGGCGACTTCCTTCAACACCGCCACCAAATTGGGCGCAACGAAATTGACCAGAAAGACGACATGTGCGTCTCCGGCGAGTAATTGGGGATCGGTTGGGCGTTGCGGAACAGGTACCTCGGGCATCGCGACATTATCGATGCCCGTCCCAATTTTTTCAGAGCTTTTTTGTCAGGTCACCGTGAATTCTGACCCTTTTTTGTCCACATTCCATCGCGAATGGGTTCAAACCAGCACTATGGGGGCGATGCGGCCGACCCCCCTTGAGGCAAACGGGCTCCCAAACCCGCCCTAAATGCGAACCGCCGCCCACTCGGGAAACAGCTCGCCGTAGTTCATCGCGTCATACAGTGGACCCCGGCAATAAGGACCGGACCCAATCGTTGGGCACCATGTCGATGGTCAAGTTGATGCGTTCCTCCAACCCGCCATGCGTGATCCGATGCGGATCGGTCAGCCTCAGATACCAACACTCTCCCGCTTTCATCGGCACCACTGTCCCATTGAGAAAAAACTCCACCGCATCCTCTGTTTTGATCGGCACCGTCAGCCGTATCACGGACTTTGGGATCTCAAGTCCCAATGTCGGATCAGTGTGCTCATCCACGACCGCACCGGCAGCTAGACGCAGCAAACGCACGAGCGTGACGCTGCAGTGAGCCCGAAAGAAATCCACCACGCTGGTGAGATAAGGAAACGACGTCAGCGCAGGTGTATCCAGCCACGGCGTCCACGATCCGTCCGCATAATCCGCAGCCGGTGGTGGAGGGTTCAGTGACGAATCGACCAAGTGCGCCGGGGACCTCAGCGGCAGGACATCGTAGTACAGAAAATCCGCCAACTGCATCGCACGGACTTCATCAAGCATCCGCTCTGCATCAAACGTGAAATCAAGCCGAATCCGATCACCCATCGTCCCGTTACCCGTCGCATGATCAGTCATGATGGAACCTCGGTTTATCGAATCATCAGCAATACCCATCCGATTGTACTCAATTCAAAGGATCATCGTCGCTCGTCTCTCCGGTTCAAGAACGCTCCCACATCCAGCACTCAAACGCCATCGACCTGGAAGGTCGAGCGACATTGTCGTTCGACTCTCAGAGTCGAAAACGCTCCCACACCACCCCAAAGCCAAGAACCGCATCCAGGACTCAAACGCCATCGACCTGAAAGGTCGAGCGACATTGTCGTTCGACTCTCAGAGTCGAAAACGCTCCCACACCACCCCAAAGCCAAGAACCGAACCCAGGACTCAAACGCCATCGACCTGGAAGGTCGAGCGACAATGTCGTTCGACTCTCAGAGTCGAAAACGCTCCCACACCACCCCAAAGCCAAGAACCGAACCCAGGACTCAAACGCCATCGACCTGGAACGTCGAGCGACAATGTCGTTCGACTCTCAGAGTCGAAAACGCTCCCACACCACCCCAAAGCCAAGAACCGAACCCAGGACTCAAACGCCATCGACCTGGAAGGTCGAGCGACAATGTCGTTCGACTCTCAGAGTCGAAAACGCTCCCACACCACCCCAAAGCCAAGAACCGAACCCAGGACTCAAACGCCATCGACCTGAAAGGTCGAGCGACATTGTCCTTCGACTCTCAGAGTCGAAAACGCTCCCACACCATCCCAAAGCCAAGAACCGAACCCAGGGCTCCAACGCTATCGACCTGGAAGGTCGAGCGACAATGTCGTTCGACTCTCAGAGTCGAAAACGCTCCCACACCACCCCAAAGCCAGGAACCGCACCCAGCACTCTAACGCCATCGACCTGGAAGGTCGAGCGACAATGTCGTTCGACTCTCAGAGTCGAAAACGCTCCCACACCATCCCAAAGCCAAGAACCGCACCCAGCACTCAAACGCCATCGACCTGGAAGGTCGAGCGACATTGTCGTTCGACTCTCAGAGTCGAAAACGCTCCCACACCACCCCAGAGCCAAGAACCGCATTCAGCACTCGAACGCCATCGACCTGGAAGGTCGAGCGACAATGTCGTTCGACTCTCAGAGTCGAAAACGCTCCCACGCCATCCCAAAGCCAAGAACCGAACCCAGGACTCAAACGCCATCGACCTGAAAGGTCGAGCGACATTGTCGTTCGACTCTCAGAGTCGAAAACGCTCCCACACCACCCCAAAGCCAAGAACCGAACCCAGGACTCAAACGCCATCGACCTGGAAGGTCGAGCGACAATGTCGTTCGACTCTCAGAGTCGAAAACGCTCCCACACCACCCCAAAGCCAAGAACCGAACCCAGGACTCAAACGCCATCGACCTGGAACGTCGAGCGACAATGTCGTTCGACTCTCAGAGTCGAAAACGCTTCAACGCCACCCCAGAGCCAAGAACCGCATCCAGCACTCAAACGCCATCGACCTGGAAGGTCGAGCGACATTGTCGTTCGACTCTCAGAGTCGAAAACGCTCCCACACCATCCCAAAGCCAAGAACCGCACCCAGGACTCAAACGCCATCGACCTGAAAGGTCGAGCGACATTGTCGTTCGACTCACAGAGTCGAAAACGCTTCAACGCCACCCCAAAGCCAAGAGCCGCACCCAGGGCTCAAACGCCATTGACCTGGAAGGTCGAGCGACATTGTCACAGCTCGATCACCACTTTCGTCACCTTTCCGCTCAGCGGATTGGGCGACTCGTAGTCGTCCACGTTTCCTCCGCTGTCTTGCCCCACCTGCAAACCGTCGATCGGTTGACTCGTCATCGGCCAAGCAATCGCACTCTCCGCCACGACTTTGTCGTCCACGAATAACTTCGCCGCACCTTTGCGTCCCACCGAGACACGGATCTTGCAATCACCCATCACGAGAGATTCGCTCACCATCGACTCACGTTTTCCAGCAATCGTTGCGCAAAACACTGGCCTGCCATCACGAATGTGCAACGACCAGCCGTGTGCCGTCCCACCCTGAGCAACGACGACGCCGTCACCGTCAACGGAAACCTGTGCCTCGACACTCAGTGGGCGTCCAACCACGTACGGTGCCGACTCGCCACCAAGGTCCGCGCCGCCAACAAGCTCAAATCGTCGTTGCTCCCTGTTTGCCGCATTCCTATCTGCAGCATTCTTCTTCGCCCCCGGATTGAGCGGCAACACGTTGGCGCGTTCGGCATAAGCGTGCCACATCTGAGCAAGCTCCTCTGCACGCTCCGGCATTTCGCTCGACAAGTCGTTTTGTTCGCTGCGATCCTTGGAGATGTCGTACAGCTCCCAAGGACCGTTGGCACCCTTGGCGACCAACTTGTCGTTCCCGACTCGGATCGCACGATTGCCTTCGTGCTCCCAGTAAATCGCCCTTTGCTCGATCGATTTCCCATCAAAGGTCGGCGCCAGTGAGACGCCCTCCATCGGCTTGATCGGCTTTCCGTCGTGATAAACGGCCGGATACTCCGCGCCACCGACATCCACGGCGGTCGCCATCAAATCGACCAAATGCCCTGGAGTCGAATCCAATTCGCCAGCACGCTTGATACGTTGCGGCCAATGCGCGATCAGCGGCGTCGAGATTCCGCCTTCATGGTTGTAATGTTTGTATTCACGAAACGGCGTGTTGGACACGGTCGCCCAACCACGACCATAGCCGATGTAGGTATCCGCTCCACCCGCCATCACACCCTTGCCGGTTCGCACGGGATAGCCGTCACGCGATTGCTTTGGCTGCATGTCGGGTTGCAGATAATCATCCGCCAACGGGGGCAACGTCGGCGCATCCGCTCGCGGTTGCCCATTCCCGCCACGGCCATAGTTCTCCGCACACCCGCCGTTGTCTTGAAAGAAACAGATGAGAGTATTGTCAAACTGATCGGTGTCCTGAAGCGACTCAACAATCCGTCCGATCCCCTGATCCATGCTGTCGATCATCGCGGCATAAACTTCCATGTTGTGTTTATCCCATTCCCAAAACTCGGTTTCCTTCCACTCGTCCGCAATGGGCCAGTTCACCGTGCTGTCTTCGGTGATCAAACCCAGCTCCAGCATCCTTCGATAACGAGCGTTTCGGACCGCGGCATACCCCTCATCGTACTTCCCGGTGTACTTGGCAATGTCTTTGGGCAACGCGTGCATCGGCCAGTGGGCTGCAGTGAAGCTGACGTACAGAAAGAAAGGTTGATCGCCCGTCTGGATTCGATGCTCGTGAATGAAGCGACAAGCTTGATCCGCAATCGCATCGGTGTAGTAAAACGTTCCGTTGGATTGGTGAGCGACTGTGTACGCTGGATCGGCCAACGGTGAGATGTACTGGTTGTCACGCGTCAACGTGTTGGGGTCAAAGAAACTTCCCGCGCCATGGATCGTCCCGTAAAAACGGTCAAACCCACGCTGCAGCGGCCAGTTGAACTTGTCCGCATCCGTCTTCGGCCTGACTTCGCGAGTGACGTGCCATTTCCCGGAAAGGTACGCTCGATAACCGGCACTCTTGAGTGCTTCGGCGATTGTCACGCAGTTGCGATTCAGTTCGCCGCGATAACCGTCAAAACCACGATCCTCCATCATGTGCCCGATTCCGGCTTGATGGGGATACAACCCGGTCAGCAGACTCGCGCGTGTCGGGCAACAACGTCCCGTGTTGTAAAACTGCGTGTACCGAATCCCGCCGTCGGCCAGCATGTTCAAATTCGGCGTGCTAATCTCGCCACCGTAACACTCGATGTCCGAGTAACCCATGTCGTCCGACATGATGTAAACGATGTTGGGCTTTTCAGCCGCGGAGGCAACGGCAAGGACAAGGAGTCCAAATGCAACGGACAGGGTGGATCGAAAGATCATTGTTGGAACGTAGAATCCAGCGTGGGGAATGACTTTTTCCGACAACAGATATTCAAACGCAGGTGGATTGAAATCATCGGAATGCAGATTCGAGTATACCTAAGTCGGAACGTACCAGAGAGGATTCAGGTCACCTAAAACCTCGAAACTTTCCCCTCGACGGAACCTGTTGTGCCTCACTCCCCTCGTCAAAAACAATCCGTAGCAGAAATCTCTCGCCGGTTGCATTAGAATCGGTTCCATGAACACGCAAGCTCGACAGCGACACAACCTTCGTGTGCTTCAACGTTTATCTGCAGAACGCTCACGCCTGAAACGGGCGGTCGAGAGTATTGAGATCATCCGTCGCTTGCCGCCCCCATCACTCACGCAACTCATCTGCGTGA from Stieleria varia carries:
- a CDS encoding aspartyl/asparaginyl beta-hydroxylase domain-containing protein; the encoded protein is MTDHATGNGTMGDRIRLDFTFDAERMLDEVRAMQLADFLYYDVLPLRSPAHLVDSSLNPPPPAADYADGSWTPWLDTPALTSFPYLTSVVDFFRAHCSVTLVRLLRLAAGAVVDEHTDPTLGLEIPKSVIRLTVPIKTEDAVEFFLNGTVVPMKAGECWYLRLTDPHRITHGGLEERINLTIDMVPNDWVRSLLPGSTV
- a CDS encoding arylsulfatase is translated as MIFRSTLSVAFGLLVLAVASAAEKPNIVYIMSDDMGYSDIECYGGEISTPNLNMLADGGIRYTQFYNTGRCCPTRASLLTGLYPHQAGIGHMMEDRGFDGYRGELNRNCVTIAEALKSAGYRAYLSGKWHVTREVRPKTDADKFNWPLQRGFDRFYGTIHGAGSFFDPNTLTRDNQYISPLADPAYTVAHQSNGTFYYTDAIADQACRFIHEHRIQTGDQPFFLYVSFTAAHWPMHALPKDIAKYTGKYDEGYAAVRNARYRRMLELGLITEDSTVNWPIADEWKETEFWEWDKHNMEVYAAMIDSMDQGIGRIVESLQDTDQFDNTLICFFQDNGGCAENYGRGGNGQPRADAPTLPPLADDYLQPDMQPKQSRDGYPVRTGKGVMAGGADTYIGYGRGWATVSNTPFREYKHYNHEGGISTPLIAHWPQRIKRAGELDSTPGHLVDLMATAVDVGGAEYPAVYHDGKPIKPMEGVSLAPTFDGKSIEQRAIYWEHEGNRAIRVGNDKLVAKGANGPWELYDISKDRSEQNDLSSEMPERAEELAQMWHAYAERANVLPLNPGAKKNAADRNAANREQRRFELVGGADLGGESAPYVVGRPLSVEAQVSVDGDGVVVAQGGTAHGWSLHIRDGRPVFCATIAGKRESMVSESLVMGDCKIRVSVGRKGAAKLFVDDKVVAESAIAWPMTSQPIDGLQVGQDSGGNVDDYESPNPLSGKVTKVVIEL